In one window of Mesotoga infera DNA:
- a CDS encoding cytoplasmic protein, with product MERVAVTIEASMEGTVDKFLLIRHGDVESLKEALVTDDFERMMKIAQDLNNEGRCCGFDFISSIGTKLYDAASEKNKLAAEICVELFGWYMARIRTEVFGE from the coding sequence GTGGAAAGAGTTGCGGTGACCATTGAGGCCAGCATGGAAGGTACTGTTGACAAATTCCTGTTGATAAGACACGGAGATGTCGAGTCCCTCAAAGAGGCACTTGTCACAGATGATTTCGAAAGAATGATGAAAATTGCTCAAGACTTGAATAACGAGGGAAGATGCTGCGGGTTCGACTTCATATCTTCAATAGGAACGAAACTCTACGACGCTGCCTCTGAGAAGAACAAGCTGGCCGCCGAAATCTGCGTGGAACTTTTCGGCTGGTATATGGCCAGAATCAGGACGGAAGTATTCGGAGAGTGA